A window of Rhododendron vialii isolate Sample 1 chromosome 11a, ASM3025357v1 contains these coding sequences:
- the LOC131308317 gene encoding uncharacterized protein LOC131308317, producing MGKEDDLWDDSALIHAFDDAISNYKTMQGRGQNDSSKAGGEVVGSMEESLSTFVDGIHEPRFPRRSAQADDNSNVASNATTEVGETSNLPEDQKNHAVDSFAQEPNVVSTSGQHVQDVHQDYSNTQGAGDYTQLVNQYYEIEEQRQKILQQLQPFGSWDYQGSSVQWEQPVSASQSSYPAVVASCCPYVGQCLVAPCSFGGTCVCRTCEASSGIGHNGNPPSFEDGDIAKTAMGAAEKALSCLKTKASEKAEESHEGQAEGKAIRETDLTDVFNAWYSAGFYTGKYLAEQSTAKKRHES from the exons ATGGGGAAGGAAGACGATCTCTGGGACGACTCCGCTCTCATCCACGCCTTCGACGATGCCATCTCCAACTACAAg actATGCAGGGTAGAGGGCAAAATGACAGCTCCAAGGCAGGAGGAGAAGTTGTGGGCAGCATGGAAGAAAGTTTATCAACTTTTGTTGATGGAATTCATGAGCCTAGATTCCCTAGAAG ATCTGCACAAGCAGATGACAACAGCAATGTTGCATCAAATGCCACAACAGAAGTGGGCGAGACTTCTAATCTTCCGGAAGACCAAAAAAATCATGCCGTGGACTCATTTGCCCAGGAACCAAATGTAGTATCGACATCTGGTCAACATGTGCAAGATGTACATCAGGACTATTCAAATACACAAGGTGCAGGAGATTATACCCAACTAGTGAACCAGTATTATGAGATTGAAGAGCAGAGGCAAAAGATTCTGCAGCAACTTCAGCCGTTTGGAAGTTGGGATTACCAAGGCTCTAGCGTGCAGTGGGAACAGCCAGTCTCTGCAAGCCAATCTTCTTACCCAGCTGTTGTTGCTTCATGTTGCCCATATGTTGGTCAGTGTCTGGTGGCTCCATGTTCTTTTGGTGGGACTTGTGTTTGTAGAACTTGTGAGGCCTCTTCTGGAATAGGTCATAATGGAAACCCACCTTCTTTTGAAGATGGTGATATTGCCAAGACAGCGATGGGAGCTGCAGAAAAAGCATTGTCCTGCTTGAAGACAAAAGCTTCTG AGAAAGCAGAAGAGAGCCATGAAGGACAAGCGGAAGGAAAGGCCATTCGTGAAACAGACCTTACTGATGTTTTTAATGCTTGGTATTCTGCAGGCTTCTATACTGGCAA GTACCTTGCGGAGCAGTCTACTGCAAAGAAGCGCCATGAGTCATGA